One segment of Bacteroidota bacterium DNA contains the following:
- a CDS encoding T9SS type A sorting domain-containing protein has protein sequence MKKFNNKNKTNHLQVAERRANKMKNKFYTMLIIAFLSVTFCTTLFSQPPPGAVLIWSADFETGDQSQFHNLENTDLCDNGVIGVSSTIVHSGNYAGKYSGDMPSGAIKCREYWNVNFKTGHPANTGTWLSMTDFYWEAWFYIPTVSWPTGPTAWFSPVTIGTITNNWATPLTLGSGSNRLINLFSHQTQTQFNQNNPTVPFPFDQWFKLSMIAHNFGPSNADVTLYQDNVAIIHATGNLSAGGNDSDHFGLYIGSGIPNFTVYNDDISVYSIPTATATNEYPNSNAQVFVYFDPSTDYVNVTLSGINFSSGELEFAIYDLCGRTVKKIACNSSSLIVNRSDVSNGMYLYQLKDTEKIIGTGKIIIQN, from the coding sequence ATGAAAAAGTTCAACAACAAAAATAAAACCAATCACTTACAAGTCGCTGAAAGGCGCGCAAACAAAATGAAAAATAAATTCTACACAATGCTCATCATTGCATTTCTTTCGGTAACTTTTTGTACAACATTATTCAGCCAGCCTCCTCCTGGCGCTGTTTTAATTTGGTCAGCAGATTTTGAGACAGGAGATCAATCACAGTTCCACAATCTGGAGAACACAGATCTATGTGATAACGGTGTGATTGGCGTTTCTTCAACCATAGTTCATAGCGGAAATTATGCTGGAAAATATTCAGGTGATATGCCTTCAGGCGCGATTAAATGCAGAGAATATTGGAATGTCAATTTCAAAACAGGACACCCGGCAAATACAGGGACATGGTTGAGCATGACCGATTTCTACTGGGAGGCATGGTTTTATATTCCTACTGTTTCTTGGCCGACTGGACCAACCGCATGGTTCAGCCCCGTCACTATTGGTACGATAACGAACAACTGGGCTACACCGTTAACTCTTGGCTCTGGGTCGAATCGCTTGATTAACCTTTTTTCACACCAAACCCAGACCCAGTTCAACCAGAATAACCCCACGGTTCCATTTCCTTTCGATCAATGGTTCAAGCTATCCATGATTGCGCATAACTTTGGTCCGTCAAATGCCGATGTCACCTTGTATCAGGATAATGTTGCGATAATACATGCCACGGGCAATTTGAGCGCTGGAGGAAATGATTCTGATCATTTCGGGCTTTACATAGGAAGCGGGATACCTAACTTTACTGTATACAACGATGACATTTCGGTTTATTCCATTCCTACTGCCACAGCAACTAATGAATATCCCAACAGCAATGCTCAGGTTTTTGTTTACTTTGATCCCTCAACCGATTATGTAAATGTTACATTATCAGGAATAAACTTTTCATCGGGAGAATTAGAGTTTGCTATCTATGACTTATGCGGAAGAACGGTGAAAAAGATTGCTTGTAATTCTTCTTCTCTCATTGTGAATAGAAGTGATGTGTCAAACGGAATGTATTTATATCAGTTGAAAGACACAGAGAAAATAATTGGAACAGGAAAAATAATTATTCAGAACTGA